The nucleotide sequence TCCTGCCAATGCCATTGGAGAGGCTGCAGTACGTGAGGTTCGTAAGTATGGTGTTGACACCTCAGCAGTTACCATGACCAAGAATGGTCGTGTCGGTATCTACTTTCTGGAAACAGGAGCAAACCAGAGACCCAGTAGCGTCGTATATGATCGTGCAGAGAGCTCCATTGCACTCAGTAAACCTTCTGATTTTGATTTCAAATCAGTACTTGCTGATGCCCATTGGTTTCATATTACCGGTATCACACCAGCTATCAGCCAGGATGCAGCAGACAGTAGTCTTGCAGCAATGAAGGCCGCCAAGGAATCTGGGGCTACCGTATCCATCGATTTGAACTATCGCAAGAAACTCTGGAACTATGGGAAGAAAGCACCTGAGGTAATGAGGGAATTGGTCAAATTTGCTGATGTAATCATTGCAAATGAGGAAGATATCCAGAAGTGTCTGGGTATTGAGGCCAAGGTTGATGTTACCAGTGGTGAGTTGGACACTGATGTCTACAAGGATCTTACCGAAGAGGTGAAGCGTCAGTTCCCCAATGTTTCAGTGGTTGCCGTTACCCTCCGGGAGAGCAAGAGTGCCGACCATAATGGGTGGAGTGCAGCACTCAGCGGCAAGAGTGGTTTCTACCTCTCCAAGCACTATGAAATCACGGATATCATCGACCGTGTCGGTGGTGGAGACTCCTTCTCTGCTGGTCTGATTTTCGCACTCAGTGAGTATGGGGATGATGAACAATATGTAATCAACTTTGCAGTGGCAGCGTCAGCCTTGAAGCACTCTATCGATGGAGACTTCAATCTCAGCACCAAAGCAGAGGTTGAGGCACTGTGCAAGGGAGATGGAAGCGGTCGCGTTCAGCGATAACCACTTTCGGACCTTAAAAATTAGGGGGAGCAAGCTTTTCGAAGTTTGCTCCTCTCTCTTTACCAAACCTTTACCTTGTTTCCTTATAGAGTAGATAGTACATCCCTATACTTGGCTCAATGACAAACAAAGGAGTCAATAAAATGCGTAAAACAATGATACTTTCCGTAATCTTCGTAGTGGCAATGGGTGCTACCCTCTCTGCTCAACCCATAAGCGAACAGCAGGCTGAACTTTCCC is from uncultured Sphaerochaeta sp. and encodes:
- a CDS encoding sugar kinase codes for the protein MGNTFVTFGEIMLRLKSPGHERFFQSPALEATFGGGEANVAVSLSLLGKQSRFVTALPANAIGEAAVREVRKYGVDTSAVTMTKNGRVGIYFLETGANQRPSSVVYDRAESSIALSKPSDFDFKSVLADAHWFHITGITPAISQDAADSSLAAMKAAKESGATVSIDLNYRKKLWNYGKKAPEVMRELVKFADVIIANEEDIQKCLGIEAKVDVTSGELDTDVYKDLTEEVKRQFPNVSVVAVTLRESKSADHNGWSAALSGKSGFYLSKHYEITDIIDRVGGGDSFSAGLIFALSEYGDDEQYVINFAVAASALKHSIDGDFNLSTKAEVEALCKGDGSGRVQR